Proteins found in one Scylla paramamosain isolate STU-SP2022 unplaced genomic scaffold, ASM3559412v1 Contig98, whole genome shotgun sequence genomic segment:
- the LOC135099025 gene encoding proline-rich protein HaeIII subfamily 1-like — protein sequence MRAPHRSRSRSPPPPAPCQPCQGPLTPPPPSPGQDPLPTRGRTPPRGRSPVRARSPYKNRSPPPRARSPPKAKSPGRGRSPHRAASPMHGCSPPWGASPPGGRGRVSPKLRSPRRTHDFRSRSWSPPAPQEGRRRQPRGAAQQAGRQAGHDPRPVRPRGPGSAALLCPAATNSPTSPSQPQPPAPLPLPQPSPPLPPRPTHPRAPPPMVASSLLHRQMATQGVAAATLPRAPHPQTTTSTTAPWGSTAAASVLPSPAAPRGAPVGGAAPAPWGGAVHATNTSTTTTTLPPPHDRWSPQRSPRCATRSPGRRSPPPGHRASPGRGRSPPEPLPTPLPAPVPGAEVPPPLPFPMG from the coding sequence CCCTGCCAAGGACCGCTCACCCCGCCCCCGCCGTCCCCAGGCCAGGACCCGCTCCCCACCAGGGGCAGGACACCTCCCCGGGGCCGCTCCCCCGTGCGTGCCCGCAGCCCCTACAAGAACCGGTCCCCGCCACCCCGGGCACGCTCTCCTCCCAAGGCTAAGTCCCCGGGGCGCGGCCGCTCCCCCCACCGTGCTGCCTCCCCCATGCACGGCTGTTCACCACCGTGGGGAGCCAGTCCTCCTGGGGGGCGGGGCCGAGTCTCCCCGAAGCTGCGGTCGCCTCGCCGCACCCATGATTTTCGCTCCCGCAGCTGGTCCCCCCCAGCACCGCAGGAAGGCCGGCGGCGGCAGCCCCGAGGCGCGGCGCAGCAGGCGGGGCGGCAAGCTGGCCATGACCCCCGCCCCGTCAGGCCAAGGGGGCCAGGGAGTGCCGCTCTCCTCTGCCCCGCCGCTACCAACAGCCCCACCTCTCCTTCACAGCCCCAGCCCCCTGCGCCGCTCCCCCTCCCGCAGCCCAGCCCGCCCCTACCACCACGGCCCACACACCCCAGAGCGCCCCCCCCGATGGTGGCCTCTTCCCTGCTTCACCGCCAGATGGCTACTCAGGGCGTGGCGGCCGCCACACTCCCGAGGGCTCCCCACCcacagaccaccaccagtaccacagcCCCGTGGGGCAGTACCGCAGCTGCATCAGTCCTCCCTTCTCCCGCAGCCCCCCGTGGAGCCCCGGtggggggcgccgcgccagcccCATGGGGTGGCGCAGTCCATGctaccaacaccagcaccaccaccactacactcccCCCGCCCCATGACCGCTGGAGCCCCCAGCGCTCCCCACGCTGTGCTACCCGCTCCCCGGGGCGCCGCTCACCACCCCCAGGCCACCGTGCCTCCCCGGGGCGGGGCCGCTCACCCCCTGAGCCGCTCCCCACGCCACTCCCCGCGCCGGTGCCCGGGGCTGAGGTCCCCCCGCCGCTCCCCTTCCCCATGGGGTGA